CCGACGACCCGGTCCGCGTCCTGGTGGCCTACCGAGTGCGCGAAGGCCTCATCGACCGCGTCGACTTCCTCAGCTGAACAGCTGAGCAGCGCGGGAAGTGCACGTCCGCAGCTGCTTGACCTCATGTTTGGTTGAGGTTCTAAGTTCGTTCTCGCCAGCCAAATTTCCCAAGATGGTGAGGACAGAACAATGGAGTACTCGCACAACGACACCGAACTGGTCAAGCAGCCGATCGGTTACTGGAGCTGGGCCGCGCACAAGGCCGTCGTCACGAACATCCGCGCCGGGCTGGCACAGTTCGACGTCACCCAGCCCCAGTGGTGGGTTCTGGCCCAGGTGGCCACCAGCGAGAACGGCCGGACCCGCGCGGAAGTGACGGCAGTCCTGCAGGGCTACCTGGACGTGGGAACCGCGCTCGCGAAGGAGATCGACGCCCTCCTCGACCGGGACTTGCTGATACTCGACCACGAGAACCGGCTTCAGCTGACCCCCGAGGGAGACGCGGTCCATCGTGAGTGCGCGGAGCGCCAGACGGCCATGCGAAAGCAAGCCCACGACGGCATCACCGACGAGGAGTACCTGGTCACCCTCAAGGTACTGCAGCGGATGATCCACAACGTCGGAGGCGAGGCCTGGCACCACTAGAGACGGTCGCATCGCGGCACTGCGCCACAGCACAGGCGGAACCCGCCCCGTCCGCAGCAGGCAGCGCTGCCTTCGCATCCCGTCGAGGCCAACCTGACGCATGAGCCATTCGACCCGCTAACGGCCGACCCGGTCGTCGCCCGGGGACCCACTGCTGCTCCCGGGACGTTGGGCACAGTGCGGGGGTCATCCCCGCGTGAGTGGGAGCTGAGCGCCATCGGAGCGCGACGCCGCCTCGGCCGCGCCCAGCGCGGCCGAGGCGCATCAGGGGACTGCGGCTACTTGGCTTCCTCGAACGTCCAGCCAAGGTCCTCGTCGGAACCGGACGTCAGCTGGAGGAATGGCGGGAAGATCGCGATCGGCGCGATTCCCACCGTCAGGGGCTGTCCGTCACCAGCAACAACGATGGTGAAGGTTCCCGGCTGCGAGCCTTCGGTGATCTTCCACTCGCAGGTGGGGAAGTCACTCACCCGGACGCGCAGCCTCGCGCCTTCGTACGGGGTCGCCGGGGCCCCGTCGTAGCACACGAACGGGCTGGGCCAGATGCTGGAGGCCTTGGAGATGGCGTAGTTGCCCCCGGGGGTGCGCCTCACCTCAAATTTCTGCCTGTCATCCCGGGCGGGCAACAGGGTGACGGCCCCCTCTTCCCCGACGGTGAGGAATTGGTCGCCGTTGAATTTGATGTGGTAGACGCCGTCGGGAACGCTTCCCATGGGTAGCTCCTTCGCCTGATGCGTGCCGCGTCGCGGCCGACTTCGGTCGTCAGCCTCCTGCAACGGCAGGCGGGTCGCCAGGGCGCACCTCGGCCAGTGGCTTGAAGCGCCATGCGCTGTGGATGCGCGGCCCCGCTCACCGCCGCCAGGCACGACGTCCTGGCCAGGCGCGAGCACGGGGCGGGATCCAGAAGGGGTTCCGGTACCGGGACTTCACCGACCGACGGCAATGCGCGGCTCAGAACCCCTTGCCGAGCGCGCCGAGTACCGCAGGATCCGTACCGCCGTATTCGGCGACCGGGCGCGGCTCAGGCCCTCGCCCCTGAAAGCGGGGGTGGATTCCCATCAATCCCTTTGTGCCTTCGGCCGCCCACGGGGCGTCCGACTCCGGCAATGACACGCGGATCCGATAAGGGCCCGCCTCCCAGCAGATCTCACTCATGGTCCGCAGCTCCTCTGCTGAATTGATCGCAATCTCCCACGTCAAATCTATGCGGGCACCCCGCACGCACAAGGGACGTAAGTCCTACCGCCGCGGGGCCGTAAGTCCGTAAGTCACGGGAGGGCCTCCCGGGGACGGGGCGGGCGGGTGAACGGCGCCGGCGCCCGGGCTCAGCGGGCGCCGGCACCGTGGATCACCGGCCGTCGGCAGCCAGGGGGCGCAGCGTGCGGTGCACGGCGATCGCGAACGCGGCCAGGCCGGCCACGAGGACGATGAGCTGGCTCAGCACGGGGCCGTAGAAGAGGTCGGTGAAGAGGAACTGCGAGAGGACGCCGGTCAGGCGGGTGCCCAGCGGCAGGCCTGCGGCGACGCTGAGTACGGCGGCGATGAGCGCCATCGCGGCGAGCATGGGGCGGACGGCGAGGGTCGGGCGGTTCGTCACGGGTTCTTCTTTCCGAGAGGCGGACTTCGATGGGGAAGACATTAGGAACCGTGAAGGGACCTTGCCTTCGGCGGAAAGTCGGTGATGTCCGGACGCCGAAAGTATGAGCCCCCGGCCAGGTGCATACTTTGGTATAAGAATGTGCGGGGACAGGTTGGTAGAGGGGTCGCTCGGGGCTGGGAAGTTTCCCCGGCCCGTACTCTTGAGCGTTATGGATTGGGGAAAGAGGGACGGCGTCGGCCGGCGCCGGGGCATCGACCTGCTCGTCGTGGCCGGAGCCGCGGCCCTGTGCGTGACCGTGGGTTTCGCGCAGGCGCGCGGCCTGCGGGTGTACCCGCAGCTCTCATCGCTGCCGTTCCCCGGGGTTCCAATGGAGGGCCGGCTGCCCGTGCTCGTGGCGGGCTTCGCGCACTACGGGCTGGTGCCGGTGGCCGGCAGCGCGCTGCTCCTGTGGCGTAGGCACCGGCCCGTGGCCGTCGCCGTGCTTCTGGTTGTCCTGTCGACGGTCACGACACTGGTTCCCGCCGCGCTGGCCGCCCTGTTCACGGTCGCCTCGGTCCGATCGGCCCGGACCACGGCCGCCGTGACCGCGCTGGCCCTGCTGCCCCTGCCCCTCTCCATGGCCCTGCAGCCGTCGCTGTCCGCCGTTGCGCTGGCCACAGCGGTGACCGGGGGCGTACTGGTCGGCGGCGCCGTGGGCTGGGGGCTGTTCCTGCGCGCCCTGCACGACCGCGGCGAGCAGGCCAGGTCGCAGGCCCTGCTGCGCGCGGAGCAGGTCCGCCAGCGGGAGCGGGAGTCCCTGGCCCGGGAGATGCACGACGTACTCGCCCACAGACTCTCCCTCCTCAGCGTCCACGCCGGCGCCCTGGAGGTGAACCCCGGAGCCCCGCCCGAGCAGGTCGCGCAGGCCGTCGGAGTCATCCGTTCCAGCGCCCACCAGGCCATGGAAGACCTCCAACAGGTCCTCGGCGTCCTGCGCACCCCGCTCCAGCCCGAGGGCACCCGGCCGGAACCACCCCAGCCCACGCTCGCCGACCTCGCCCCCCTGATGGACGAGTCCAGGGCCGCCGGCATGTGCCTCCACGTGGGCGACGACATCACCCACCACGCCGCGGTCCCCGCGACCACGGGACGAACGGCGTACCGGATCGTGCAGGAAGCCCTCACCAACGCGCACAAACACGCCCGCGGCCAAGACGTACGGATCACCCTGCGCGGCGCCCCTGGACGCGGGCTCGACCTGGAGATCACCAACACGATGCCGACCACCGTGCCGACCGAGTACAGGCGCGCACTGCCGGGAAGCGGATCGGGCCTCGAAGGCCTCCGCGAACGCGCCGTCCTCGTCGGGGGCGAACTGGCCTACGGCCGCGAGGGGCAGACCCACCGGGTCCGGGCACGGCTGCCGTGGCCCGCGTGATCAGCCTGATCAGGGTACTGCTCGTCGACGACGACGCCCTGGTCCGCGCCGGACTGCGGATGATGCTCGCTTCCGCCCCCGACATCGCCATCGCGGCCGAAGCCGCCGACGGCGGCGAGGTCGAGGCACTGGTGGACGAACACCGTCCCGACCTGGTCCTGATGGACATCCGCATGCCGGGCGTCGACGGCTTGGAGGCCACCCGCCGCTTGCGGGCCCGCCCCGGTGCCCCCGAGATCGTGATGCTGACGACCTTCACCTCCGACGACTACGTCCTGCGCGCCCTGCAGGCAGGCGCGGCCGGTTTCCTCCTCAAGCACACCAGCCCCGCCCGGATCATCGAGGCGGTACGACAGGCCGCGGCCGGCGAGCCCGTCATGTCTCCCGAGGCCCTCAGCCAGTTGATCGGGACCGTCACCGCCCCGGTCGGCACCCCGGACCCGCGGCCCGCACCGGCCGCCGCCACGCGGGAACGACTCGGCCTGCTCGGCGACCGGGAAATGGAGGTGGCCCTCGCGGTCAGCAGGGGTAGGACCAACGCCCAGATCGCCGTGGACCTCTACATGAGCGTCCCCACCGTCAAGTCCCACATCTCGCACATCCTCACCAAGCTGGGCCTCAACAACCGCGTGCAGATCGCCCTCCTCGTCTACCGGGCTGGACTCACCTGACGGCGCAAGGCACCCCAGCACGGCGGGCGGGCCCGTGTCGACGCCGCCCGGCCGCGTAGGCGCTTCGGCCGAGAGCAGGGTCCGATGGGTGGACGGGCCGTGGTCGTCCACACCCGCCGGATCCCCGCTCCAAGGATCCGGGCTGCCCGGGCAACGGCAAGCCGGTGGTGACCTTCCGTGGTCGGAGCAC
This is a stretch of genomic DNA from Streptomyces sp. NBC_00536. It encodes these proteins:
- a CDS encoding MarR family transcriptional regulator, yielding MEYSHNDTELVKQPIGYWSWAAHKAVVTNIRAGLAQFDVTQPQWWVLAQVATSENGRTRAEVTAVLQGYLDVGTALAKEIDALLDRDLLILDHENRLQLTPEGDAVHRECAERQTAMRKQAHDGITDEEYLVTLKVLQRMIHNVGGEAWHH
- a CDS encoding sensor histidine kinase produces the protein MDWGKRDGVGRRRGIDLLVVAGAAALCVTVGFAQARGLRVYPQLSSLPFPGVPMEGRLPVLVAGFAHYGLVPVAGSALLLWRRHRPVAVAVLLVVLSTVTTLVPAALAALFTVASVRSARTTAAVTALALLPLPLSMALQPSLSAVALATAVTGGVLVGGAVGWGLFLRALHDRGEQARSQALLRAEQVRQRERESLAREMHDVLAHRLSLLSVHAGALEVNPGAPPEQVAQAVGVIRSSAHQAMEDLQQVLGVLRTPLQPEGTRPEPPQPTLADLAPLMDESRAAGMCLHVGDDITHHAAVPATTGRTAYRIVQEALTNAHKHARGQDVRITLRGAPGRGLDLEITNTMPTTVPTEYRRALPGSGSGLEGLRERAVLVGGELAYGREGQTHRVRARLPWPA
- a CDS encoding response regulator transcription factor — its product is MIRVLLVDDDALVRAGLRMMLASAPDIAIAAEAADGGEVEALVDEHRPDLVLMDIRMPGVDGLEATRRLRARPGAPEIVMLTTFTSDDYVLRALQAGAAGFLLKHTSPARIIEAVRQAAAGEPVMSPEALSQLIGTVTAPVGTPDPRPAPAAATRERLGLLGDREMEVALAVSRGRTNAQIAVDLYMSVPTVKSHISHILTKLGLNNRVQIALLVYRAGLT